The stretch of DNA TTCTTGGGGGAATTTATCCCACAAACCTACAGGGACGAGCTGCGTAATGAGTTTGAGCAATTTTGCCAGGAGGGTATGGTGGTGACCTAGTAGGCTATGAGGTTTACCAAGTTATACTATAATGTAGCTCTTTTTTTTTCTAATGAGAAAGAGTGTCCGTAGATTTGTTGAGGGACTCACCTACAACCTTAGATTTGGGATGGAACGGGAGAATGAGACTAGGAATGCATTTCATCAGGATGTAagagattgctaggaggttagagTGTATCCGCAGGTAGGAGAAggaggatagggaggctaagaagcctTATGGTTTTGGAGGATTAAGTGGCTCCTACTATAGGGAAAAGATCTATCATGGTAGAGGCTTTGTCAGTCGACCAGCTCAGCATGCGATTCAAGTTTCACGTAGTGCTCTAGCTAGCCAGGGATTTTAAAACACTCATACCGGATAGTCATCTTCCAGTGCACCTTTTGCACGGGGTTTCTACAACGGTTATTCCAGTCGTCCAGGGCAGGCTTAGTTTCAACAACCACGTCAGTAGAAAGTTTATTAAGAGGGGTGTGATACTAGGCACatagtgagagattgtcctagactttgGACGAGTGCACCTTAGGAGAGTACTCAGGCTATAATTTCCACTCCAGCTGCTACACCACCTGCACATCCATCTAGAGGTGGGGGACAAgtgggtagaggtcatcctagaggtggaggccatgtCTGTTGTTATGCTTTCCCTAGTAGGATTGAGGCAATGGCATCAGATGtagtcatcacatgtattgttccaatttcttatagggatgcttcagtcttatttgatcgaagttctacttattcgtatatgtcatcctactttgcttcGTGTTTGGATATGACTTGTGATTTTTTGGTtacccctatttatgtgtctacacccattAGAGATTCTATTGTaatagatcatgtctatcattcttgTGTGGTCACTATTGGTGGCTATGAGAGGACGGTTGATCTTCTATTCCTCAATATagtcgactttgatgtgattttgggtatggattggttatctaagtatcatgctattcttgattgtcatgctaagactgtgacattggctatgccggggttTCCGATgtttgaatggaggggttctctttGTCACATTCCTAGCAGGGTGGTTtcttttctaaaggctcaacggatggttgggaagggatgtttgtTGTACTTGGCATTTGTTAGAGATATCAGTGCTGATACCCCTACAATTGATTCAGTCCCCATTATTGAGAGAATTTCCAGATGTGTTCCCTGCAGACCTACCGAGTACGTCACCCGATAaggatattaattttggtattgatttggctccaggcactcatcccatatctattccaccgtatctcAGGTCTCCAGTAGAGTtgaagaattaaaggaacaattgctGAAATTATTAGATAAAGGTTTCATCATGTCGAGTGTTTCACTTTGGGGTGCGCCAGTACTGTTTGTGAAGAGAAAAAACATTTCtttgagaatgtgcattgactacaggtaattgaacaaggttaccatcaagaataagtatccactgccaTGCATTggtgatttgtttgatcagcttttGGTGGtcagggtgttctccaagattgacttgagatcagggCACCATTAATTGAAGATCAGGTCTTCGGACATTGCTAAGACGACTTTCAGGATTCgctatgggcattatgagttcttggtgatgtcttttggcttAACTagtgccccagcaacattcatgcatttgatgaacagtgtaatctagccttatttggactctttcgtgtcacgacccgaaaccctaacagtcgtgatggcgcctaatgcacttgctaggcaagcaagACACAACAATAATAGCAAAAATGACGGGATCAACATAAGTCTAAAACCGTAATATAGCATAGTAAGGctaatacatgataaatccccaaaaattggtaaatatagagtcatgagctctaacatggaaaaatacaagtctgaaaggccaaatataatactgtttgaaataaagacaACAATGCATAAGAAAAGAGACGTTAAGATCACGGTTGAGAATGCAGGTCTACCTCATCTCTATGTGATAAAATCAACTAGCAACTCCGCTACCAGTGACTAGGTCCGACACCTGGATTTTcacaattaagtgtagagtgtagtttgagtacaagCAACCCCACATACTCaccaagtatcataactaacctccgAGAGATAATAGAAGCAAGAGTTATAAAGGATACTTTCTATAACCTGTACAGCtcataaattcaacaagtacaaaatAGGAATATGATCAAATCATGAAATCACGGATAAATCCACCTTGGTGAACACAGTTACTCAAGTACTCTGCTCAGTCCATGATCCAACATATAAAGAttatatgcaagtaaatcaggtaaatatTAATGGAAATTTCATGTAAAGATTAAATGCAACAATCAAACAACACTGGATAGATTTTCCTCATAATTTCTAATAcagtaccaaaccactgatcagttttcctCAATCTACGTGCACACCtacaagagagaaacatgagagggtgaccctaggggaatGTATGTGTAACCACATACAGTAGGgaaactcacgtactgcacggacaattcacgtgctaataatatcaaccgcacgggTAGCTTACGttctacatggacaactcacgtgtcattaatatcaatatctggatccgcacagacaactcacgtgatgcatagataactcatgtgctaataatcacaatccgccctgcatggtcacatgctcaatatcacaatccgccctgCATGGTCACGAGCTACTAGTCCAAACTACATCACACATAAAGTATATatgcaagaatacatgtacatgatcaaagaAAATCGAATCTCATAATCCTGGCCTAGggtaagtgacatgctaaggtgtatgcatgtgcaagtgtgaTAACATAGCTCAAATCAGGTGAATACATAACAAAATAGCAGCTATCAGGCTTAATCAAGAGAGTAACCTCTGTGCAACTTCAAATATGtctcaaatagctcacaacaagGGTTCAAATCAAAGGAACATCACAGCATGAAGCTTATCAATAAtatcaaggcatatcatagcctaagctcaaccccgagcatggataaatagcccAATGCTCGCACTCGGCTCAACCCCTACACATGTGCGCACCCATAGCACAttgctatcacaaataactcaagcAACTagtacctcaagcaagccaaatcactccTCCAACAAGCCCCTCACGCGTGAATCAACCTTCGGACGTCTCGAATCTtgccaaaataactttaaataatcaataaaagcgataggaattgattccatccgataaagttaagatctttaaccaaaatcaacaagtcaacccaaaatgtcaCCCCCAGGGttgcacctcagaacccgaccaaattcacaaatttcgaacacccattcgaccatgagttcaaccatatgaaaatcatccaattccaaccacaaatcatCAAATCTCTCTCCCTAATAAATAGTCAAAAaatcccaaaatcccaccttgaATTCTCAtaaattaggtgtaataatcaatgggtaattaATATCTAACACCAAGAGAGAGTAAAGATCACTTACCTCTTTAACTGTGATGAAAAACTCTCTAAATATAGCACTAGACTGAGTTCCTCaattcaaaatatgttaaaaagaTAAAACCCTAAAAAAATAGAGTACTTAATGTCTGCCCAGGCAtacccttcgcgatcacggaaaagCTTTCGCGATAGCGAAGAACAAATTACCAAAGCTGCCAAAACTTTAATCGCGAATGCGCCACCTGGATCACGAATGCGGAAACCTACACTGCCATCTCTATGCGAACGTGTCCCCGCTTATGCGAATGCAAAGGCTTGCACTGACTTACCCTCACCCCCAGCCTACCCTTCTATTCGAACGTGTCTCCCAAATCGCGATCGCGACACGCAACCTCCTAATATTTTTGCGAATACGTTCCTATCTTTGCAAACGGAAAGAACAAAACCCACCTGCCAATGAATAGCATTACGCGACCGTGTATTCCTctttgcgatcgcaaagaaggaaatcATATACCATCTCACAGCAATCCAAAACATAGAGAAATGCTCTAAAACCTGTGCGAATCACACATGAGGCCcctgagaccccgtccaatcacaccaaccaatcccaaaacacaacacgaacatacttgaggcctcaaataacacaaaacaacatcaaaatcatgaatcgcaccccaattcaagcctaatgaactaatgaacctcaaactcatgtcgaaccatataatatcaactccgaatgacctcaaaatttgcatgcatgtcccaaatgacacaacggacctataccaactcTCAAAACTAAAATATgaacctgatatcaacaaagtcaacttccggtcaaacctctcaaccttccaaaccatcAACTTTCCAACTATCGCCAAAAAGCACCAAaccaacctatggacctccaaataaaaattaggacatactcctaagtacaaaatcaccatacaaagttattggaaccatcaaaactccattgcgGATTCGTCtacccaaaagtcaaattccggttaactctttcaacttaaacttccaaccttgggactaagcgTCGCAATTCACTACGAAACtttcccgaaaccaaaccaaccactccAATAAGTCACGAAACCTCAAATACACATAAGTAAAGAATAAAATAGGGAAAACGAGACTAAAACCTccaaatgaccggccgagtcattacattctccccctattaaacaaatattcgtcctcgaatcggtctagaatcatacatggagtttCAAAGAGGTAAGGATAGCttctctgcatctcctgctcggtctcccaagtagcctcctcaaccggctgacctctccaatgaaccttcatcGAAGCTATATTTTTCGACCTCAAGTTCTGAACCTGCCGGCCCAAAATGGCCACctgctccatatcataagtcggATCCTCATCCAGCTGCATcatgctgaagtctaaaacatatGGCGGATCACCATAATAGtttcagagcatagaaacatgaatcACTAGGTGAACAccagatagactaggtggcaatgcaagtatGTAGGCTACCTCTCtaactctctcaagcacctcaaaaggaccaatataccgagggctcaactttcccttcttcacgaaccttatcacacccttcatgggaaaacctctgagcagaaccttctcacccaccatatatgcaacatcacgagccttcctaccagcataactcttctgcctagactgtgctgTAGAAGCAGCACctggatcaactttaccttctccaaagcatcacagaccaaatcagtgccaaaCAATCTAGCCTCCCCATGCTCAAAACAACTAACAGGAGAACGACATATcctcctatataaggcctcataaggagccatctagatactcgAATGAAAGTTTTTGTTTTAGACAAACTCTACTAACGGAAGAAACTaatcccatgaacctccaaatcaatgacacgggcacgtaacatgtcctccaatatttgaatagtgcactcagactgtacgtccatctggggatgaaatattatactcaattcaacctgtgtgcccaacgtTCGTTGCCTCGTCCTCTAAAACTGCAATGTGAATTGCGttcctcgatctgagataatagacacGGGTACACCATGAAGTTGAACAATCTCAggaatgtaaatctgagccagctgctctgaagagtaggtagtcacgactggaatgaagtgtgcagacttggtcagtctgtccacaatgacacatacagcatcaaatttcttcaatgcccgtggaagtccaactataaaatccatggtgatacgctcccacatCGATTCTAGAATATTAAGTCTCTGAAAACAACCACcgggtctctaatgctcgtacttcacctgctgatagttcaaacaccgagcaacatactCAAAAATATCTTTCGTCATCCTCCGCAACCAATtctgttgcctcaaatcctaagACATCtgcgcggcacctggatgaatgtaataccgcgaactatgggccttctcaagaatcaactctcataaaccatccatatttggaaccTAGATCCGACCTTGGATCCCTAatactccatcatctccaatagatacctctttagcatcaccgcgctgcaccgtgtccttcaggacaagcaagCGGGGATCATTATACTAACACGCCTTGATGCCATCGAAC from Nicotiana tomentosiformis chromosome 11, ASM39032v3, whole genome shotgun sequence encodes:
- the LOC138901348 gene encoding uncharacterized protein, encoding MASDVVITCIVPISYRDASVLFDRSSTYSYMSSYFASCLDMTCDFLVTPIYVSTPIRDSIVIDHVYHSCVVTIGGYERTVDLLFLNIVDFDVILGMDWLSKYHAILDCHAKTVTLAMPGFPMFEWRGSLCHIPSRVVSFLKAQRMVGKGCLLYLAFVRDISADTPTIDSVPIIERISRCVPCRPTEYVTR